One window of Fusarium keratoplasticum isolate Fu6.1 chromosome 2, whole genome shotgun sequence genomic DNA carries:
- a CDS encoding Helicase ATP-binding domain-containing protein, translating into MNLDKFMAYYDTTNVFRATAQVNAVQIYHLRDATPNYLTSVCATVRNIVTEKPKGNILVFNTAAKEIEEICVTLRDLIPGLRVLPMYSALPKHLSASNASLTIPGIVYVVDTGLQKQAGYNSRVAYDQVCPLSSPPGSHTTELTQVVLRLKSMGFDNLHDFDWVDPPHMEDYLRAIRQLNNMRYIDQGGKITANGKRAAKLPVHCVWYNAFFAGFKHNCLDQITTIAALLSTQDDILMRPHVVRYAADVKRSSFGHPASDHIARLNAMAFYVKARLQLGGNLAGWCNKYMINQRVAEQVLKTQTELLSHVKTNLLDGRDIPTLDDDHEEFDARIRKSLLAGFFFNVGIHHNKDGYKTVHDNHQVALDPDDCKVSMEWELVIYHRMHYAGIQYPQICTAVEREWLVDLPYFHDSQLPESRQAMPYSLTRAERFSQ; encoded by the exons ATGAACCTTGACAAGTTCATGGCATACTACGACACAACCAATGTGTTCAGAGCCACTGCCCAGGTTAATGCCGTCCAGATCTATCACCTGAGAGATGCTACGCCGAATTACCTCACTTCGGTCTGTGCCACAGTTCGCAACATTGTGACCGAGAAGCCAAAAGGGAACATCCTAGTGTTCAATACCGCGGCGAAGGAGATTGAAGAGATATGTGTGACGCTTCGAGACCTGATCCCAGGCCTGCGGGTACTGCCAATGTACTCGGCACTCCCGAAGCACCTCAGCGCCTCAAAC GCGAGTCTGACGATTCCTGGTATTGTCTACGTTGTGG ACACAGGCTTGCAGAAGCAAGCTGGCTACAACTCGCGCGTGG CGTACGACCAAGTGTGCCCCCTGAGCTCTCCTCCCGGAAGCCACACTACCGAGCTCACCCAGGTCGTTTTGCGACTAAAGTCGATGGGGTTTGATAATCTCCATGACTTTGATTGGGTTGACCCCCCTCATATGGAGGACTACCTGCGGGCTATTAGACAGCTCAATAACAT GAGATACATCGACCAAGGCGGCAAGATCACAGCCAACGGCAAAAGGGCCGCAAAGCTACCAGTCCATTGCGTCTGGTATAACGCTTTTTTTGCGGGATTCAAACACAATTGCCTCGACCAGATCACCACCATTGCTGCCTTACTGAGCACCCAAGATGATATCCTCATGCGGCCACACGTGGTCCGGTACGCCGCCGATGTCAAACGCTCCTCGTTCGGCCATCCAGCTTCTGACCATATCGCCCGTCTCAATGCTATGGCATTTTATGTCAAGGCACGCCTGCAGCTTGGTGGAAACCTGGCCGGCTGGTGTAACAAGTACATGATCAACCAGCGAGTTGCTGAACAGGTCCTCAAAACCCAAACCGAGTTGCTCAGCCACGTCAAGACGAACCTACTGGATGGTAGAGACATCCCAACTCTTGACGATGACCACGAGGAGTTTGATGCCAGGATCCGAAAGTCACTCCTcgcaggcttcttcttcaacgtGGGCATCCACCACAACAAAGACGGTTACAAGACTGTGCATGACAACCACCAGGTAGCCCTTGATCCTGATGACTGCAAGGTGAGTATGGAGTGGGAATTGGTCATCTACCACAGAATGCATTATGCAGGTATCCAATACCCGCAAATCTGCACGGCTGTCGAGCGAGAGTGGCTTGTT GATCTTCCATACTTTCACGACAGTCAACTTCCCGAGTCTCGCCAGGCAATGCCGTATTCCCTGACCAGAGCAGAGAGATTTTCTCAATAA
- a CDS encoding MFS domain-containing protein — protein MSSLKDEKVFHDEGDGTVEDVDIIPSDLPVHLGEDVAYGPSGIAGVIQSPFVFAAALIASMGGFSFGYDQGVISIINVMDQFHDVFPYATSGFGKGFMTAMLEFGAFIGCFFMPWLADKISRKKAIFVVTIFFNVGAVLQTAAVNYEMLVLGRTIGGIGVGTLAMGAPLYISEIAPPNLRGTLLVLESISICLGVVVSFYITYGTRHMDGEIAFRLPLGLQMVSATIVGFGIFFFPYSPRWLALVGRNEDALANLSRMRRLPADDERVQTEYKGIVAEAQFQKTVLERRHPGKHGIRLEILTWLDLFSPNTWRRTVVGCGVAFFQQFSGINAFIYYAPTLFQSLGQSEQMALDMSGVFNILQFVAVCVCFFIIDRVGRRPLAIFGGLGGLVSWGIMAILVGLFSDNWKAHSAAGWGAVAMAFMFILTYGVSYSPLGWALPSEVFPTATRSKGVALSTATVWLCNFIIGLITPPMIENIGFGTYVFFACWCGLAAVWAFFLVPETKGKTLEQMDEVFGDNSGQEEREIMQSTAAQVMRSGVPTQQV, from the exons ATGTCCAGCCTTAAAGACGAAAAGGTCTTTCACGACGAAGGGGACGGCACTgtcgaggatgtcgacatcATCCCCTCCGACCTCCCCGTCCAccttggagaggatgtggCCTACGGCCCAAGCGGCATTGCCGGTGTCATTCAGTCCCCTTTCGTGTTTGCTGCTGCCCTTATTGCCTCTATGGGTGGTTTCTCCTTTGGGTACGACCAAGGTGTGatttccatcatcaatgTCATGGACCAGTTCCACGACGTCTTCCCATACGCAACCAGCGGCTTTGGAAAGGGATTCATGACAGCAATGTTGGAGTTCGGTGCCTTCATTGGCTGCTTCTTTATGCCTTGGCTTGCAGACAAAATTTCACGAAAGAAGGCCATTTTTGTAGTGACGATTTTCTTCAATGTGGGCGCTGTGCTGCAGACCGCGGCCGTCAACTATGAGATGCTTGTTCTGGGCCGCACAATTGGTGGAATTGGAGTGGGAACTCTTGCAATG GGTGCTCCTTTGTATATTTCCGAAATCGCCCCCCCTAACCTCCGCGGTACCCTACTTGTCCTTGAGTCGATTTCGATCTGTCTCGGCGTCGTTGTCTCGTTTTATATCACCTATGGAACCCGTCACATGGATGGAGAGATCGCGTTCCGCCTTCCTCTCGGCCTCCAGATGGTCTCCGCCACTATCGTCGGTTTcggcatcttcttcttcccatACTCGCCACGCTGGCTCGCCCTTGTTGGACGCAACGAAGATGCTCTTGCCAATCTATCCCGAATGCGCCGTCTTCCTGCAGATGATGAGCGGGTTCAGACTGAATACAAGGGAATCGTTGCTGAGGCCCAGTTCCAGAAGACCGTCCTCGAGCGCCGCCACCCCGGCAAGCACGGTATCAGACTCGAAATTCTCACCTGGTTGGACCTATTTAGTCCTAATACTTGGAGGAGAACTGTTGTTGGTTGCGGAGTGGCTTTTTTTCAACAATTTAGTGGGATCAACGCCTTCATTTACTACGCTCCAACGCTCTTCCAGTCCCTAGGACAAAGCGAACAGATGGCTCTCGATATGTCTGGTGTTTTTAACATCCTTCAGTTCGTTGCCGTCTGTGTCTGCTTCTTTATAATCGACCGGGTGGGCCGACGCCCCCTCGCTATCTtcggcggcctcggcggcctcgttTCCTGGGGAATTATGGCTATTCTTGTCGGCCTTTTCTCTGACAACTGGAAGGCACACTCCGCTGCAGGCTGGGGAGCTGTTGCTATGGCTTTTATGTTTATCCTGACTTATGGAGTCTCTTACTCGCCCCTCGGCTGGGCTCTACCCTCCGAAGTCTTTCCCACCGCAACTCGATCAAAGGGCGTCGCCTTGTCCACCGCAACCGTCTGGCTTTGCAATTTCATTATAGGCCTTATTACGCCGCCTATGATAGAGAATATCGGCTTCGGAACGTATGTATTCTTCGCCTGCTGGTGCGGATTAGCTGCCGTATGGGCGTTTTTCCTTGTGCCTGAAACAAAGGGCAAAACACTTGAACAGATGGACGAGGTTTTCGGAGACAACAGCGGGcaagaggagagggagattATGCAGTCTACGGCAGCCCAGGTGATGCGTTCTGGCGTCCCTACCCAGCAGGTCTGA
- a CDS encoding Ubiquitin-like modifier HUB1: MTDSPPPQPRARSKSPAPREEPSRDNSDLPPRRPRDRSRSPARRPRGSGGFRWKGDRRDNDRRDFRRRSPHRQGDRDHDRDRDRGYGRGRDRGYGRDQDRDRGYRRDNRDRDRDRDRDRGDRRDRDRDRDQPKEKKEKPKAPVAQAGEEMIIVNVNDRLGTKAAVPCLESDTVGQLKMMVAARIGRDPGQIILKRQSERPFKDHITLGDYGISNGVQLDLEIDTRD; the protein is encoded by the coding sequence ATGACTgactcaccaccaccacagccTCGCGCTCGCTCGAAATCCCCTGCCCCGCGCGAAGAACCATCCCGCGACAACAGCGACTTGCCTCCCCGGAGGCCCAGGGACCGATCGCGATCGCCTGCGCGCAGGCCTAGAGGCTCGGGCGGCTTCAGATGGAAGGGTGATCGGAGGGACAATGACAGGCGGGACTTTCGCCGACGGTCGCCGCATAGACAAGGGGATCGGGACCATGATCGCGATCGCGACCGGGGTTATGGCAGAGGCCGCGACCGAGGATATGGTAGAGaccaagaccgagaccgCGGTTATCGCAGAGACAACCGGGACCGGGACCGCGACCGAGACCGCGACCGTGGCGATCGAAGAGATCGCGACCGCGACAGGGACCAGccaaaggagaagaaggaaaagccCAAGGCGCCTGTAGCCCAGGCGGGCGAAGAGATgatcatcgtcaacgtcaacgACCGACTCGGCACAAAGGCTGCCGTGCCCTGCCTAGAATCCGACACGGTTGGACAGctcaagatgatggtggcggCGCGAATCGGTCGAGACCCCGGCCAGATCATTCTCAAGCGACAGAGTGAGAGACCCTTCAAGGACCACATTACACTTGGAGATTACGGCATTTCGAACGGTGTGCAGCTCGACCTGGAAATTGACACACGGGATTAA
- a CDS encoding Lipoyl synthase, mitochondrial: MASIAPSLKRAHTPLRKALTAASTVRAFATVPPTSSEPAKPKRKSYFKDTTVAEFSDFLATSSPAQPLSPAEAFTLRTAEVGPEGKKRTITRLPEWLKTPIPAGNDNFKSIKKDLRGLGLHTVCEEARCPNISECWGGSDKNAATATIMLMGDTCTRGCRFCSVKTNRKPAALDPHEPENTAEALARWGLGYVVLTSVDRDDLADGGAHHFAETIRRIKQKKPSLLVEALTGDFRGDLDMVKVVAESGLDVYAHNVETVEDLTPYVRDRRATFRQSLSVLKHVKEVKGKEGIITKTSLMLGLGEQEHEVMAALEELRKADVDVVTFGQYMRPTKRHLKVEKYVTPDEFEMWNKRALDMGFLYCASGPLVRSSYKAGEAFIENVLRKRSGEKAMARGTLAKAIALDSETRSSI, from the exons ATGGCGTCGATAGCTCCCTCCCTCAAGCGGGCGCATACCCCTCTCCGGAAAGCCCTCACCGCGGCTTCCACCGTTCGAGCTTTCGCCACTGTACCTCCGACATCGAGCGAGCCCGCCAAGCCCAAGCGAAAGAGCTACTTCAAGGATACTACGGTTGCTGAATTCTCAGacttcttggccacctcgTCGCCTGCGCAGCCGCTGTCGCCCGCAGAGGCATTTACTCTTCGAACCGCCGAAGTCGGCCCCGAGGGCAAGAAACGGACGATTACGAGATTGCCAGAGTGGCTCAAGACGCCCATTCCTGCTGGAAACGATAACTTCAAGAGCATTAAGAAGGATCTGCGAGGATTGGGACTGCATACAGTCTGCGAGGAAGCTCGATGTCCCAACATTTCCGAGTGCTGGGGTGGTTCCGATAAGAATGCCGCCACTGCGACTATCATGCTCATGGGTGACACGTGCACCAGAGGATGCCGCTTCTGCAGTGTCAAGACGAATCGAAAGCCCGCCGCATTGGATCCTCACGAACCCGAGAACACCGCGGAAGCTCTGGCTAGGTGGGGTCTTGGATATGTTGTCTTGACCAGTGTGGACCGAGATGATCTGGCAGACGGCGGAGCACACCACTTCGCCGAGACGATCCGGAGGATTaagcagaagaagccgtcTCTGCTTGTTGAGGCTCTGACTGGCGATTTCCGTGGTGATCTTGATATGGTAAAGGTTGTGGCCGAGAGTGGACTCGATGTCTACGCCCACAACGTTGAGACCGTCGAGGACCTCACCCCATACGTGCGAGATCGCAGGGCCACTTTCCGACAGAGCTTGAGCGTACTGAAGCATGTCAAGGAagtcaagggcaaggagggtatcatcaccaagaccagtCTGATGCTCGGTCTCGGAGAGCAAGAGCACGAGGTCATGGCCGCGCTTGAGG AACTTCGCAAGGCCGATGTCGATGTCGTCACTTTTGGCCAGTACATGCGACCAACCAAGCGCCACCTCAAGGTCGAAAAGTACGTCACCCCTGACGAGTTTGAGATGTGGAACAAGAGGGCGCTGGACATGGGCTTCCTGTACTGCGCCAGCGGACCTCTGGTGCGCTCCTCTTACAAGGCCGGAGAGGCCTTTATCGAGAACGTCCTCCGCAAGCGCTCGGGCgagaaggccatggccagGGGAACCCTTGCCAAGGCTATTGCACTGGACTCGGAGACTCGATCGTCCATCTAG
- a CDS encoding Thioredoxin domain-containing protein — protein sequence MTGPISIGSESEWSSLLSGTNVVIADFYADWCGPCKMIAPTFDSLAKEHSSPRKVAFAKVNVDSQAGIARSNGVSAMPTFKIFHNGTCIETIRGANPPALTAAINNAVKLGGATKPGDAFKTPGRTLGGETKSASLARQWSLKALMDMFVTFFGLYFVSLFSFDSYKAAEKSVFNIYRQPTVQTSSGGTVGGASRPGPPRFLRQEAAAPRASPEEIEQVVRDAKQRFRDTLPKGYLNDEEYALYERLYGAPLRETRPEDVGIPEHADMGPEPPRPDNEGTILREVEGGEFEEIVYQIPREEAAEDEIVEESDEVLPQSELADLAMEESLHQPPGYVELVARTQREYDAMQKLAKDFEETRRQQQEAEDQVAAEEEELAERLAEAEETPQWPEEQWRERVSGETLRFHPLSIEGRFHGSPVEISLPRDELIMPIRDLLQRTHIDHVKSAAEDAFGGAGLPLSPATPEGKRNGGQRAAGVHADSRHMTEIEADAFIAGFLPPAYASVMATLREVRKRVGSEWLQSKLKDGTGLSVLDAGSGGAGLIAWDEIVRAEWDLLKENGQVKGLDPPGKRTVVVGSDRLRHRAKTFLHNTTFLPRLPDYEHSGEMRGQHLDAGDKPQARKSYDVIIASHLFLKEQQDHYRQAILNNLWSLLKKDGGVLIVLEKAHPRGFEAVAHVRDTVLKQFLLPQSGQSEVSPEDFNPAYQREKEAGHVIAPCTNQGVCPMYQATGKSTGRKDFCHFNQRFVRPTFYTRMLGNSQDNQGEVEFSYVALRRGVAKESPWTGKQATEEAFKGYEHSETKPDMQTLPRTILPPLKRKGHVTLDLCTPEGKLERWTVPKSFGKVAYHDARKARWGDLWALGAKTRVLRQVRAGKGHDDGGKRAGEGKKPRKVEIVMGPGGISASEKNAPRERRSKNKQDKKSRLIQEILEAEEEEEKMIAKQMDEEVEAELEEDSRKGR from the exons ATGACCGGCCCTATTAGTATCGGTTCTGAATCGGAGTGGAGCAGCCTCCTCTCCGGCACAAATGTTGTCATCGCAGATT TCTACGCCGACTGGTGCGGTCCCTGCAAGATGATCGCGCCGACCTTTGACAGCCTCGCCAAGGAACACTCGTCCCCTCGAAAGGTGGCCTtcgccaaggtcaacgtCGACAGCCAGGCCGGCATCGCGCGATCCAACGGCGTCTCAGCCATGCCCACCTTCAAGATCTTCCACAACGGCACCTGCATCGAGACCATTCGAGGTGCCAACCCCCCAGCGCTGACGGCGGCCATCAACAATGCTGTCAAGCTCGGTGGCGCGACCAAGCCTGGCGACGCATTCAAGACACCCGGCCGGACGCTGGGCGGAGAAACAAAGTCGGCCTCGCTGGCCAGGCAATGGAGCTTGAAGGCGCTTATGGATATGTTTGTGACATTTTTCGGACTGTATTTTGTGTCCCTGTTCTCG TTCGATTCATACAAGGCGGCCGAGAAGAGCGTGTTCAACATTTACCGTCAACCCACAGTCCAGACTTCCAGTGGAGGGACAGTGGGCGGAGCATCGAGGCCTGGTCCTCCAAG ATTTTTGCGACAAGAAGCGGCGGCCCCGCGCGCATCGCCTGAAGAGATTGAGCAGGTTGTCCGAGATGCCAAGCAGCGATTCAGAGATACCCTGCCAAAGGGATATCTCAATGACGAAGAATACGCCCTCTACGAACGATTGTACGGTGCACCCTTGCGAGAGACCAGGCCTGAGGATGTTGGTATCCCAGAGCATGCCGACATGGGGCCCGAGCCCCCACGACCGGATAATGAGGGTACTATACTACGGGAGGTTGAGGGAGGCGAATTCGAGGAGATCGTCTACCAGATTCCCCGTGAGGAGGCAGCGGAAGACGAGATAGTGGAAGAGTCTGACGAAGTGCTGCCGCAATCCGAGCTGGCAGACTTAGCTATGGAAGAGTCACTACATCAACCCCCGGGATATGTCGAACTAGTGGCAAGGACTCAACGAGAGTACGATGCGATGCAAAAATTGGCCAAGGATTTTGAGGAGACACGGCGacagcagcaagaggcagaggatcaagtggcggcagaggaggaggagctcgcaGAGCGTCTGgcggaggccgaggagacgcCTCAGTGGCCGGAGGAACAATGGAGGGAGAGAGTGTCTGGCGAGACTCTGCGATTTCACCCTCTTTCCATTGAGGGTCGATTCCATGGCAGTCCCGTTGAGATTTCCCTGCCGCGGGACGAGCTGATCATGCCAATCCGAGACCTTTTGCAGCGAACACACATTGACCATGTCAAGAGTGCAGCTGAAGATGCAtttggtggtgctggtcTTCCTTTATCTCCTGCGACGCCCGAAGGCAAGAGGAATGGCGGGCAGAGAGCTGCTGGCGTTCACGCAGATTCCCGACACATGACCGAGATTGAGGCGGACGCTTTCATTGCAGGTTTCTTACCACCTGCCTATGCCTCCGTTATGGCTACACTACGAGAGGTCCGGAAGCGAGTTGGAAGTGAGTGGCTACagtccaagctcaaggacggTACCGGTCTCAGCGTTCTCGATGCGGGATCCGGTGGTGCTGGCTTGATCGCTTGGGATGAGATTGTGCGAGCAGAGTGGGATTTGCTGAAGGAGAATGGCCAAGTCAAAGGACTTGACCCTCCTGGCAAGCGAACAGTTGTGGTTGGATCAGATCGTCTACGACATCGCGCCAAGACCTTCCTCCACAACACCACATTTCTTCCTCGACTGCCTGATTATGAACATTCAGGAGAGATGCGTGGCCAGCATCTGGATGCAGGAGACAAGCCGCAGGCTCGAAAGAGCTACGATGTCATCATTGCGTctcacctcttcctcaaggagcagcaaGATCACTACCGACAAGCcatcctcaacaacctctgGAGTTTGCTGAAGAAGGACGGGGGTGTCCTTATTGTTCTGGAAAAGGCTCACCCTCGCGGTTTCGAGGCTGTGGCTCATGTTCGTGATACAGTTCTGAAGCAGTTCCTGCTCCCTCAGTCGGGACAGTCTGAGGTTTCCCCTGAGGACTTCAACCCGGCCTATCAacgcgagaaggaggctggaCATGTCATTGCTCCTTGCACCAACCAAGGAGTGTGTCCCATGTACCAGGCCACTGGCAAGAGTACTGGCCGAAAGGATTTCTGCCACTTTAACCAGCGATTCGTGCGACCTACCTTTTACACTCGCATGCTTGGAAACAGCCAGGACAACCAGGGCGAGGTCGAGTTCAGCTATGTGGCTCTCAGACGTGGTGTAGCCAAGGAGAGCCCCTGGACTGGCAAGCAGGCGACGGAGGAGGCTTTCAAGGGATACGAACACTCAGAGACAAAGCCCGATATGCAGACGCTACCTCGAACGATCTTACCTCCCCTGAAGCGCAAGGGTCACGTCACCCTGGACTTGTGTACCCCCGAAGGCAAGCTTGAGAGATGGACGGTGCCCAAGAGCTTCGGCAAGGTGGCATACCACGATGCCCGCAAGGCACGATGGGGTGATCTCTGGGCGCTCGGAGCCAAGACGCGAGTTCTCCGACAGGTCCGGGCGGGTAAAGGACACGACGACGGCGGCAAGCGAGCAGGAGAGGGCAAGAAGCCCAGAAAGGTTGAGATTGTTATGGGCCCCGGGGGCATCAGCGCGAGCGAGAAGAACGCACCCCGGGAGCGTCGCAGCAAGAACAAGCAGGACAAGAAGAGCCGACTGATCCAGGAGATCCtagaggcggaggaggaagaggagaagatgattgccaagcagatggacgaggaggttgaggctgagctggaggaggacaGCAGGAAGGGGCGTTGA
- a CDS encoding Precorrin-2 dehydrogenase, translating to MATASPTSLLAALNCRDNVHLVIGTNPLAATRCGQSLNAGARPILIAPEGAELHYALQKRIDEGLVQWHKKPFEDADLLRLGREEVDGVVDAVFVTSGPRDPSSLHIAALCKRNRIPVNVVDAPQLCTFSLLSTHSDGPLQIGVTTNGRGCKLASRIRRDIAASLPADLGAACSRLGDVRRRIHQEDSLGAQDDPASLDDSFDQTAQFNKLVTDEDAKNRRVRWLSQVCEYWPLKRLAAITDDDVETILKSYPGNGPDIKRDPGTPEKRIGTIILAGSGPGHPDLLTQATHKAIKSADLILADKLVPSGVLDLIPRRTPVQIARKFPGNADRAQEELLEMALAGVREGKTVLRLKQGDPYVYGRGGEEVAYFRQHGLGDRVSVLPGVTSALSAPLFAAIPPTQRDVADQVLICTGTGKKGKPPAPPEYVASRTVVFLMALHRINGLIRELTTHIELEPLAPANEEAVSAQPPPPPEPSQVSPVTGESKRTLWPRNTPCAVIERASCPDQRVIRTTLEHVAEAIETEGSRPPGLLVVGRACEALFTPEKGRAWAVEEGFRGMELEDFTVGLEALQA from the exons ATGGCGACAGCTTCACCCACTTCGCTACTCGCCGCTCTCAACTGCAGAGACAACGTCCACCTCGTGATCGGAACAAACCCTCTCGCAGCCACTCGATGCGGCCAGTCACTCAATGCTGGTGCGCGACCTATCTTGATTGCTCCCGAGGGCGCAGAGCTTCACTATGCCCTGCAAAAGAGGATAGACGAGGGTCTTGTCCAGTGGCACAAGAAGCCCTTTGAGGACGCCGACTTGCTGCGACTTGGTCGCGAGGAGGTTGACGGTGTTGTCGATGCCGTCTTTGTTACTTCGGGGCCTCGAGATCCTTCCA GCCTTCACATCGCCGCCCTCTGCAAGCGAAATCGCATCCCCGTAAACGTCGTCGACGCTCCCCAACTCTGCACATTCTCCCTTCTCTCAACACACTCGGACGGTCCCCTCCAGATCGGCGTCACAACCAATGGTCGCGGCTGTAAGCTAGCCTCGCGCATCCGTCGTGACATTGCTGCTTCTCTTCCCGCCGACCTCGGCGCAGCTTGCTCACGTCTGGGCGATGTGCGCCGTCGCATTCATCAAGAGGACTCGCTTGGTGCTCAAGACGACCCTGCCTCTCTGGACGACTCTTTCGATCAGACAGCTCAGTTCAACAAGCTCGTCACAGACGAAGATGCCAAGAATAGAAGAGTGCGCTGGTTGAGCCAGGTCTGCGAATACTGGCCTCTTAAGCGACTGGCCGCCATCACAGACGATGATGTCGAGACTATCCTCAAGTCATACCCCGGAAACGGCCCCGATATCAAGCGGGACCCCGGTACTCCGGAGAAGCGCATCGGCACCATCATCCTAGCCGGCAGCGGACCCGGCCACCCGGACCTCCTCACCCAGGCCACCCACAAGGCCATCAAATCGGCCGACCTTATCCTCGCCGACAAGCTCGTGCCTTCAGGTGTCCTCGATCTCATCCCCCGCCGTACCCCCGTCCAAATCGCTCGCAAGTTCCCCGGCAACGCCGACCGTGCCCaagaggagcttctcgagatgGCCCTCGCCGGCGTGCGCGAGGGCAAGACTGTCCTCCGCCTCAAGCAGGGCGACCCTTACGTCTATGGTcgcggcggcgaggaggtgGCCTACTTCCGCCAGCATGGTCTTGGTGATCGCGTTTCTGTCCTCCCTGGTGTCACCAGTGCTCTGAGTGCGCCGCTCTTTGCTGCTATCCCTCCCACGCAGCGCGACGTCGCCGATCAGGTCCTCATCTGCACTGGTACCGGAAAGAAGGGCAAGCCCCCTGCGCCACCAGAGTATGTGGCTAGCCGTACCGTAGTCTTCCTGATGGCTCTCCACCGCATCAATGGTCTCATCCGTGAGCTCACCACTCACATCGAGCTTGAGCCTCTTGCCCCCGCCAATGAAGAAGCCGTCTCAgcccagcctcctcctcccccagaGCCATCTCAGGTATCCCCGGTGACGGGGGAGAGCAAGCGTACTCTGTGGCCGCGCAACACTCCCTGTGCTGTCATTGAGCGAGCCAGCTGCCCAGACCAGCGAGTCATCCGGACAACGCTTGAGCACGTCGCCGAAGCTATTGAGACCGAGGGCAGTCGGCCACCAGGTCTACTAGTAGTCGGAAGAGCCTGTGAGGCTCTGTTCACGCCGGAAAAGGGCCGCGCCTGGGCTGTCGAGGAGGGGTTCAGGGGTATGGAGCTAGAGGATTTCACTGTTGGTCTTGAAGCATTGCAAGCATGA
- a CDS encoding Aminotran-1-2 domain-containing protein, whose protein sequence is MLIHLHFTDEMADPLSRRATEAVGGLDLPWRFAPRGDYHPDNNPKGLISFATAENALVTQELKQFVDKNVTFSLDDFLYRGSHAGGPRFPKALAIHLNEYLQPHDPITPDMIQVVGAATAMHDILAWGVADPYDGVLTSRPVYGRFELDFGNKSQVRVVYASTEAENSFQDDVVEKFEEALIRSKKAGINVKMLLIVNPHNPLGRCYPRSTLIKIMQFCQKYRLHLLSDEIYACSVFDSGEAAVPFTSILSIDSSGLIDPDLLHVTYGLSKDFGAAGLRVGAIITRSKPVLRAIEAAMRFHNPSGASLAVGSAMLENREWCRAFIEGSRTKLAQAYKHVTKGLTDIGIRYLPGSNAGFFVWIDLSPYLPFELGEERTREFALAKKLKEEGVFLHPCEEHSVHPGWFRLVYSQDARIVTEGLKRIKRAIS, encoded by the exons ATGTTGATACACCTCCACTTTACCGATGAAATGGCCGACCCTCTATCACGGCGAGCGACTGAGGCGGTGGGAGGGCTGGATCTCCCGTGGAGGTTTGCACCAAGGGGAGATTACCACCCGGACAACAACCCAAAGGGTTTGATATCCTTTGCTACAGCTGAGAAT GCTCTGGTAACCCAAGAGTTGAAGCAATTCGTCGATAAAAAT GTCACCTTCTCCCTTGATGACTTTCTCTACCGCGGCAGCCATGCAGGAGGCCCACGTTTCCCCAAAGCCCTGGCTATCCACCTCAACGAGTATCTTCAGCCACACGACCCCATCACTCCGGACATGATCCAGGTCGTCGGGGCCGCTACTGCAATGCACGATATCCTCGCGTGGGGAGTTGCGGATCCCTATGATGGTGTCTTGACTAGCAGGCCCGTCTACGGCCGCTTCGAGCTTGATTTCGGTAACAAATCTCAGGTGAGGGTCGTATACGCCTCCACGGAAGCCGAGAACTCCTTCCaggatgatgttgtcgaAAAGTTTGAGGAGGCCTTGATCCGGTCCAAAAAGGCTGGCATCAACGTTAAAATGCTGTTGATTGTTAACCCACACAACCCACTGG GGAGATGCTACCCTCGCTCTACCCTCATCAAGATCATGCAGTTCTGCCAGAAATATCGACTGCATCTCCTGAGCGACGAAATCTATGCCTGTTCCGTCTTCGACTCGGGGGAGGCTGCCGTTCCTTTCACCTCAATCTTATCCATTGATTCGTCGGGTCTTATCGATCCAGACCTTCTTCATGTGACCTACGGCCTTAGCAAAGACTTTGGAGCAGCTGGTCTGCGTGTCGGAGCCATCATCACTCGTAGCAAGCCTGTCCTTCGAGCCATCGAAGCTGCCATGCGTTTTCACAACCCTTCTGGCGCCAGTCTTGCCGTCGGGAGCGCCATGCTTGAGAACAGGGAGTGGTGCCGTGCCTTTATCGAGGGTTCAAGGACCAAGCTTGCTCAGGCGTACAAGCACGTCACCAAGGGGCTTACGGACATTGGCATACGATATCTGCCTGGCAGCAATGCGGGCTTCTTTGTCTGGATCGATTTGTCCCCGTATCTTCCGTTCGAGCTGGGCGAGGAAAGGACTCGCGAGTTTGCTCTGGCTAAGAAGCTAAAAGAGGAGGGTGTGTTCCTGCACCCCTGCGAAGAGCATTCCGTTCATCCTGGGTGGTTTCGACTGGTGTATTCGCAAGATGCGAGAATAGTAACGGAAGGACTCAAGAG GATTAAGAGAGCAATCTCTTAG